The following coding sequences lie in one Alloacidobacterium dinghuense genomic window:
- the rimI gene encoding ribosomal protein S18-alanine N-acetyltransferase → MSWIIRRMTANDIDGVLALEQSIPEAPHWSRIDYEPCAVADESAPLQRAGFVAEDGGRLLGFAVGKIIAGVCELESIAVTLETRSQGIGRALLEAVKNWAVANEAVRMELEVRLSNARAVKLYERGGLLPEGRRQAYYQSPEEDALLMGAALARGGKLI, encoded by the coding sequence ACAGCGAATGATATCGACGGAGTGCTCGCGCTTGAACAATCCATTCCTGAGGCCCCGCACTGGAGCCGGATCGATTATGAGCCTTGCGCGGTGGCGGACGAATCCGCGCCGCTGCAGCGTGCCGGATTCGTCGCCGAAGACGGAGGGCGGCTGCTCGGATTTGCTGTCGGGAAGATCATCGCAGGGGTCTGCGAATTGGAATCGATCGCCGTGACTCTGGAAACGCGAAGTCAGGGAATTGGACGAGCGCTTCTTGAGGCTGTGAAAAACTGGGCAGTGGCAAACGAGGCAGTTCGCATGGAGCTCGAAGTGCGCCTCTCAAATGCAAGAGCTGTAAAGCTTTATGAACGAGGCGGACTGTTGCCGGAAGGACGGAGGCAAGCCTACTACCAATCCCCTGAGGAAGACGCGTTACTGATGGGTGCCGCTCTTGCGCGTGGTGGAAAACTTATTTGA
- a CDS encoding YdcH family protein, which translates to MDMETFGSPNSEEVRRLQEQHRHYSDKLESLLQKPYLSAEEQLEEVRLKKLKLSVKDEMEMLRHGVLHHVA; encoded by the coding sequence ATGGATATGGAAACGTTCGGGTCGCCGAATAGTGAGGAAGTACGTCGTTTGCAAGAGCAGCACCGCCACTATTCGGACAAACTGGAAAGTCTGCTCCAGAAGCCCTACCTTTCAGCCGAGGAACAACTCGAAGAAGTCCGTTTGAAAAAGCTCAAATTGTCAGTAAAAGACGAGATGGAAATGCTGCGTCACGGCGTTCTCCATCACGTAGCGTAA
- a CDS encoding phosphatidylserine decarboxylase family protein — MVRDGYLYGLTLLAVAAVLYFLTQGWIWPLIPILLAGFFLWFFRDPNRAIPQGEGLIVSPADGKLTAIERVVTPSGESLRLSIFLSVFNVHVNRSPVSGTLRDVRYQKGEFLNALNPESAEKNEQNLVVVDSEDGHEVSFKQIAGLLARRIVFNPKAGDRVERGERIGMIKFGSRVDVVMPGYAELRVKKGDIVKGGSTVLAHIPDLVAEPMLAELEVETLV; from the coding sequence ATGGTTCGTGACGGTTATCTCTACGGATTGACCCTGCTCGCGGTTGCGGCAGTGTTGTATTTTCTCACCCAAGGATGGATCTGGCCGCTGATCCCGATCCTTCTGGCTGGGTTCTTTCTCTGGTTCTTCCGCGATCCCAACCGCGCCATTCCGCAAGGCGAAGGGCTGATCGTTTCTCCTGCGGATGGCAAACTGACTGCCATCGAGCGCGTAGTTACACCATCGGGCGAGAGTCTCCGCCTCAGTATTTTTCTGAGTGTTTTCAATGTGCATGTGAACCGCTCGCCGGTTTCCGGCACATTGCGGGACGTCCGCTACCAAAAGGGCGAGTTTCTCAATGCGCTGAATCCTGAGTCGGCGGAAAAGAACGAGCAGAACCTAGTCGTAGTGGACAGCGAGGACGGTCACGAAGTTTCTTTCAAACAGATCGCGGGATTGCTGGCACGGCGCATCGTCTTTAACCCCAAGGCCGGCGACCGCGTGGAACGGGGCGAGCGTATTGGCATGATCAAGTTTGGTTCACGCGTGGACGTTGTGATGCCGGGTTACGCCGAGCTGCGCGTGAAAAAGGGCGACATCGTGAAGGGCGGATCTACCGTGCTGGCGCATATTCCTGATCTTGTTGCGGAGCCGATGCTGGCAGAGTTGGAAGTGGAGACGCTGGTTTGA
- the pssA gene encoding CDP-diacylglycerol--serine O-phosphatidyltransferase — protein sequence MYILPSLFTAGNIAAGYFAITQSLQGSVQEPHHFDWAALAIGFAIPFDALDGRIARMTNTTSEFGRELDSLADVITFGVAPSILAFTWGFRMLPAMADPIYRQKVVQLGAFICFLFLLCGAARLARFNISADPVPKNPGRPGRKYFVGMPIPAAAGVIVAVIHFFRGIPISINWVAIVWMALVGLIGFLMVSTWRFWSGKEINLFNRHPFQWLVLIGLVLYALVFFSQYVLILMALMYMFSGILARVAYSWRRGRRLLPSSTGPTI from the coding sequence ATGTATATCCTGCCGTCCCTGTTTACGGCAGGGAATATTGCTGCCGGATACTTTGCGATTACGCAGAGCCTGCAGGGTTCGGTGCAGGAGCCGCATCATTTTGACTGGGCGGCGCTGGCCATTGGTTTCGCGATTCCGTTTGATGCTCTCGACGGCCGCATTGCCCGCATGACCAACACCACCAGTGAGTTCGGCAGGGAGCTTGATTCTCTGGCGGATGTCATCACTTTTGGCGTGGCGCCCAGCATCCTTGCCTTTACCTGGGGTTTCCGGATGTTGCCCGCCATGGCCGACCCGATTTACCGGCAGAAGGTTGTGCAGCTGGGCGCATTCATCTGCTTTCTCTTTTTGCTCTGCGGTGCTGCGCGTCTTGCCCGCTTCAACATCAGTGCTGATCCGGTGCCGAAGAACCCCGGGCGTCCGGGAAGGAAGTACTTTGTCGGCATGCCGATTCCGGCTGCAGCGGGCGTGATTGTTGCGGTGATTCATTTCTTCCGCGGGATTCCTATTTCCATTAACTGGGTCGCGATCGTCTGGATGGCGCTTGTAGGGTTGATCGGATTTCTCATGGTCAGTACGTGGCGCTTCTGGAGCGGCAAGGAAATTAATCTCTTCAATCGGCATCCCTTTCAGTGGCTGGTGCTGATTGGGCTGGTGCTTTATGCGCTGGTCTTCTTTTCACAATACGTGCTGATTCTCATGGCACTCATGTACATGTTCTCCGGTATTCTGGCGCGAGTGGCGTATTCGTGGCGGCGTGGCCGAAGACTTCTCCCATCTTCAACAGGTCCGACAATCTGA
- a CDS encoding Asd/ArgC dimerization domain-containing protein: MPDTYKIAIVGASSLRGKELNDALSESPFGSADFLLMDDEATLGQLESVGDEVTFIQRIEPSSFAGVDFAFFAGSQEVTRKHWHNAQKASASIIDMSYALESEPRVLVRAPWVQDETREEVNGEATESAPDLQTPAVVPAHPAAVALALLLLRAKGVAGVRSASATVLEPASEYGRASMDELHQQTVSLLSFQSLPKEMYDAQVAFNLLPSLGEAAKVHLGASEARIRRHYDLLSAGHLPEVMIQLLHAPVFHGYGISLALTLDEPVSLEHLEAALSGEHVDVVLGDSDPPSNLSSAGQDDILVRARTADGSELATRRFWVWAALDNLKLTATNALACAQELRKLRPQGKVQ, encoded by the coding sequence ATGCCAGATACATACAAGATCGCAATCGTAGGCGCATCCTCTCTGCGCGGTAAAGAGCTGAACGACGCTTTGAGCGAATCGCCGTTCGGTTCCGCAGATTTTCTTTTGATGGACGACGAGGCCACACTGGGCCAGCTGGAATCGGTTGGCGATGAAGTGACTTTCATTCAACGCATCGAGCCGAGTTCCTTCGCCGGCGTGGATTTCGCTTTCTTCGCAGGGAGCCAGGAAGTTACGCGCAAGCACTGGCACAATGCGCAGAAGGCCAGCGCCAGCATCATCGACATGAGCTATGCGCTTGAAAGCGAGCCGAGGGTGCTGGTCCGCGCCCCCTGGGTGCAGGATGAGACACGCGAGGAGGTGAACGGGGAAGCCACGGAATCCGCGCCGGATTTGCAGACGCCCGCGGTGGTGCCGGCGCATCCGGCGGCAGTGGCGCTTGCGCTGCTTTTGCTTCGCGCCAAGGGAGTTGCGGGTGTTCGCTCTGCTTCGGCAACGGTTCTTGAGCCGGCGTCAGAATATGGCCGCGCCTCGATGGACGAGCTGCATCAGCAGACGGTGAGCCTGCTCAGCTTCCAGTCGCTGCCGAAAGAGATGTACGACGCGCAGGTGGCTTTCAACCTGCTGCCTTCGCTTGGCGAGGCGGCCAAGGTGCATCTGGGTGCGAGCGAGGCGCGCATTCGCCGCCACTATGATCTGCTCTCGGCAGGGCATCTTCCTGAGGTCATGATTCAGCTTCTGCACGCGCCCGTCTTCCATGGATATGGCATCTCGCTGGCGCTTACACTCGATGAGCCGGTGAGCCTGGAGCATTTGGAGGCTGCGCTGAGTGGCGAGCACGTGGATGTGGTGCTGGGTGACTCCGATCCGCCGAGCAATCTCAGTTCCGCCGGGCAGGATGACATTCTTGTTCGCGCGCGTACGGCTGATGGCAGCGAATTGGCGACCCGGCGCTTCTGGGTATGGGCAGCGCTCGATAATCTGAAGCTGACTGCGACGAACGCGCTGGCGTGCGCACAGGAATTACGGAAGCTGCGGCCACAGGGCAAGGTGCAGTAG